A window of Elgaria multicarinata webbii isolate HBS135686 ecotype San Diego chromosome 2, rElgMul1.1.pri, whole genome shotgun sequence contains these coding sequences:
- the SIGIRR gene encoding single Ig IL-1-related receptor isoform X2, protein MRRDKGVHNKDTTHNVSGFEGVCLNLEVQKAPNLSCVDPDRFYNHTIWTLQESVNHLFCPLDYQTLQLLQSTSDFNIQWSKDCNLLNLTTSGHLHSTLQNTTAYLTFEHPNANDAGNYTCTLYLNGQRNASFTVQLDMADLCRVLPQFLSPSSNLTLEQALGSQLTLNCTVQLPYSRNCDLDMHWMKDDQWLDNETHASLTQWFTDNRTEIFVSSTLEVNVTTDENYGVFACLVRNSRAVFTLQKSAETAGHLGAVIAALVIVALVLLIAVMYVKCRLNVLLWYRNHYGEPEINDGKLYDAYVSYANSTDDRKFANFIVKPQLENRHGYKLFLDDKDILPNSEPSADLIMNVSRCRRLIVVLSNAYLEQDWCSSNFREGLWRLLELSRMPIFIAFESQYREITHPAINLLKQHKSAVTLLIWRAGSMMPSSDFWKELCLALPRKVSYPGLRGDPQTHLQEDKDPMLILHSNYLDFRGDSHPEGDAATRGPIFKGPPPLHMLGPDGPPLGAMEEVQLGENQRSEIDISDLGSRNYGARTDFYCLVTEDDI, encoded by the exons CCCCTAATTTATCCTGTGTGGATCCGGATCGCTTCTATAATCACACCATTTGGACCCTCCAAGAGTCTGTTAAtcatttgttctgccctttggATTATCAGACCCTCCAGCTCCTTCAGTCCACATCTGACTTTAACATCCAGTGGAGCAAAGACTGTAACCTGCTTAACCTCACCACTTCAGGCCACCTGCATAGCACACTGCAGAACACAACTGCGTACCTCACCTTTGAACACCCAAATGCCAACGATGCAGGCAACTACACTTGCACACTCTACTTGAATGGTCAAAGAAACGCTTCCTTCACTGTTCAGCTGGACATGGCAG ATCTTTGCCGTGTGCTTCCccagttcctctccccctccagcaATCTTACTTTGGAGCAAGCTTTGGGAAGCCAGTTAACACTGAACTGCACAGTGCAGCTGCCCTACAGTAGGAACTGTGATCTTGACATGCACTGGATGAAAGATGACCAGTGGTTAGACAATGAGACCCATGCTTCTCTTACTCAGTG GTTCACTGATAATAGAACAGAGATTTTTGTCTCCAGCACATTGGAGGTGAATGTGACTACTGATGAAAACTATGGAGTGTTTGCTTGCTTAGTTAGAAACAGCAGAGCAGTTTTCACACTGCAAAAATCAG CCGAGACTGCTGGCCACTTGGGTGCCGTGATAGCTGCACTTGTCATTGTGGCCCTGGTGCTATTAATCGCTGTGATGTATGTGAAGTGCCGTCTGAATGTGCTGCTCTGGTACCGGAACCATTATGGAGAACCTGAGATCAATG ATGGAAAACTCTATGATGCCTATGTGTCCTATGCTAACTCAACTGATGACAGGAAATTTGCAAACTTCATAGTGAAGCCGCAGCTGGAGAATCGTCATGGATACAAGCTCTTCTTAGATGATAAAGATATTCTGCCCAACTCAG aACCTTCTGCAGATCTGATTATGAATGTCAGCCGGTGCCGACGCCTCATTGTGGTTCTCTCTAATGCATACTTGGAACAAGATTGGTGCAGCAGTAATTTTAG GGAAGGTCTTTGGCGGCTGCTGGAACTGTCCCGGATGCCAATCTTCATTGCCTTTGAGAGCCAGTACCGGGAAATAACACATCCGGCCATTAATTTGCTGAAGCAGCACAAGAGTGCTGTGACCCTGCTGATATGGCGTGCTGGTTCCATG ATGCCTTCGTCTGATTTCTGGAAGGAACTGTGCCTCGCCCTTCCACGGAAAGTGTCCTATCCAGGCCTCAGGGGAGACCCCCAAACCCATCTCCAGGAGGACAAGGACCCCATGCTGATCCTCCACAGCAACTACCTGGATTTCCGAGGGGACTCCCACCCTGAAGGAGATGCTG CTACTCGGGGTCCCATTTTCAAAGGCCCACCACCACTTCATATGCTTGGACCTGACGGCCCACCACTTGGTGCAATGGAAGAAGTACAGCTTGGAGAAAACCAAAGAAGTGAGATAGACATCTCTGATTTGGGATCACGTAACTATGGAGCAAGGACAGACTTCTACTGCCTGGTTACAGAAGATGACATATAA
- the SIGIRR gene encoding single Ig IL-1-related receptor isoform X1 — MTVKLLSLLSVPSVLLAFCLVTGSELERTAALQAPNLSCVDPDRFYNHTIWTLQESVNHLFCPLDYQTLQLLQSTSDFNIQWSKDCNLLNLTTSGHLHSTLQNTTAYLTFEHPNANDAGNYTCTLYLNGQRNASFTVQLDMADLCRVLPQFLSPSSNLTLEQALGSQLTLNCTVQLPYSRNCDLDMHWMKDDQWLDNETHASLTQWFTDNRTEIFVSSTLEVNVTTDENYGVFACLVRNSRAVFTLQKSAETAGHLGAVIAALVIVALVLLIAVMYVKCRLNVLLWYRNHYGEPEINDGKLYDAYVSYANSTDDRKFANFIVKPQLENRHGYKLFLDDKDILPNSEPSADLIMNVSRCRRLIVVLSNAYLEQDWCSSNFREGLWRLLELSRMPIFIAFESQYREITHPAINLLKQHKSAVTLLIWRAGSMMPSSDFWKELCLALPRKVSYPGLRGDPQTHLQEDKDPMLILHSNYLDFRGDSHPEGDAATRGPIFKGPPPLHMLGPDGPPLGAMEEVQLGENQRSEIDISDLGSRNYGARTDFYCLVTEDDI; from the exons CCCCTAATTTATCCTGTGTGGATCCGGATCGCTTCTATAATCACACCATTTGGACCCTCCAAGAGTCTGTTAAtcatttgttctgccctttggATTATCAGACCCTCCAGCTCCTTCAGTCCACATCTGACTTTAACATCCAGTGGAGCAAAGACTGTAACCTGCTTAACCTCACCACTTCAGGCCACCTGCATAGCACACTGCAGAACACAACTGCGTACCTCACCTTTGAACACCCAAATGCCAACGATGCAGGCAACTACACTTGCACACTCTACTTGAATGGTCAAAGAAACGCTTCCTTCACTGTTCAGCTGGACATGGCAG ATCTTTGCCGTGTGCTTCCccagttcctctccccctccagcaATCTTACTTTGGAGCAAGCTTTGGGAAGCCAGTTAACACTGAACTGCACAGTGCAGCTGCCCTACAGTAGGAACTGTGATCTTGACATGCACTGGATGAAAGATGACCAGTGGTTAGACAATGAGACCCATGCTTCTCTTACTCAGTG GTTCACTGATAATAGAACAGAGATTTTTGTCTCCAGCACATTGGAGGTGAATGTGACTACTGATGAAAACTATGGAGTGTTTGCTTGCTTAGTTAGAAACAGCAGAGCAGTTTTCACACTGCAAAAATCAG CCGAGACTGCTGGCCACTTGGGTGCCGTGATAGCTGCACTTGTCATTGTGGCCCTGGTGCTATTAATCGCTGTGATGTATGTGAAGTGCCGTCTGAATGTGCTGCTCTGGTACCGGAACCATTATGGAGAACCTGAGATCAATG ATGGAAAACTCTATGATGCCTATGTGTCCTATGCTAACTCAACTGATGACAGGAAATTTGCAAACTTCATAGTGAAGCCGCAGCTGGAGAATCGTCATGGATACAAGCTCTTCTTAGATGATAAAGATATTCTGCCCAACTCAG aACCTTCTGCAGATCTGATTATGAATGTCAGCCGGTGCCGACGCCTCATTGTGGTTCTCTCTAATGCATACTTGGAACAAGATTGGTGCAGCAGTAATTTTAG GGAAGGTCTTTGGCGGCTGCTGGAACTGTCCCGGATGCCAATCTTCATTGCCTTTGAGAGCCAGTACCGGGAAATAACACATCCGGCCATTAATTTGCTGAAGCAGCACAAGAGTGCTGTGACCCTGCTGATATGGCGTGCTGGTTCCATG ATGCCTTCGTCTGATTTCTGGAAGGAACTGTGCCTCGCCCTTCCACGGAAAGTGTCCTATCCAGGCCTCAGGGGAGACCCCCAAACCCATCTCCAGGAGGACAAGGACCCCATGCTGATCCTCCACAGCAACTACCTGGATTTCCGAGGGGACTCCCACCCTGAAGGAGATGCTG CTACTCGGGGTCCCATTTTCAAAGGCCCACCACCACTTCATATGCTTGGACCTGACGGCCCACCACTTGGTGCAATGGAAGAAGTACAGCTTGGAGAAAACCAAAGAAGTGAGATAGACATCTCTGATTTGGGATCACGTAACTATGGAGCAAGGACAGACTTCTACTGCCTGGTTACAGAAGATGACATATAA